Proteins from a single region of Segatella copri:
- a CDS encoding sugar kinase: MAKIVTLGEIMLRLSPEGNDRFIQSESLRIIPGGGEANVAVSLANYGHDAYFVSKLPKHEIGQIAVNGLRRYGVNTEFIARGGDRVGLYYAETGASMRPSKVIYDRAHSAIAEADPSDFDFDKIMEGAQWFHWSGITPAISDKAAELTKLACEAAKRHGVTVSVDLNFRKKLWTSEKAISVMRPLMKYVDVCIGNEEDAQLCLGFKPDADVEGGKTDAEGYYGIFKGMMKEFGFKYVVSTLRESLSATHNGWKALIYDGKEFYQSKHYDINPIIDRVGGGDSFSGGLIHGLLTKETQGEALEFAVAASALKHTIPGDFNLVSADEVESLAGGNANGRVQR; encoded by the coding sequence ATGGCAAAAATTGTAACATTGGGCGAGATCATGCTTCGTTTATCACCAGAAGGCAATGATCGTTTCATTCAGAGTGAATCACTTCGCATCATCCCTGGTGGTGGTGAGGCTAACGTAGCTGTAAGCTTGGCTAACTATGGTCATGATGCTTACTTCGTATCTAAACTCCCTAAGCACGAGATCGGTCAGATTGCTGTCAACGGTCTCCGTCGTTACGGCGTTAACACAGAGTTCATCGCTCGTGGTGGCGACCGCGTAGGTCTCTACTATGCCGAGACAGGTGCTTCTATGCGCCCATCCAAGGTAATCTACGACCGTGCACACAGCGCAATTGCTGAGGCAGACCCATCTGATTTCGATTTCGACAAGATTATGGAGGGTGCCCAGTGGTTCCATTGGAGCGGTATTACTCCAGCTATTAGCGACAAGGCTGCTGAGCTTACCAAGTTGGCTTGTGAGGCTGCTAAGCGTCACGGCGTAACTGTTTCTGTTGACCTCAACTTCCGCAAGAAGCTCTGGACTTCTGAGAAGGCTATCTCCGTTATGCGTCCTCTGATGAAGTATGTTGATGTTTGTATCGGTAATGAGGAAGATGCTCAGCTCTGCCTGGGCTTCAAGCCAGATGCTGACGTAGAGGGCGGTAAGACTGATGCTGAGGGTTACTACGGAATCTTCAAGGGCATGATGAAGGAATTCGGATTCAAGTATGTTGTTTCTACTCTCCGCGAATCTCTCTCTGCTACACACAACGGCTGGAAGGCTCTTATCTATGATGGTAAGGAATTCTATCAGAGCAAGCACTACGACATCAACCCTATCATCGACCGCGTTGGTGGTGGCGACTCTTTCTCTGGTGGTCTGATCCACGGTCTTCTTACTAAGGAGACTCAGGGCGAGGCTCTTGAGTTTGCGGTAGCTGCTTCTGCTTTGAAGCATACTATCCCTGGCGACTTCAACCTGGTATCTGCTGACGAGGTAGAGAGCCTGGCTGGCGGTAACGCTAATGGTCGAGTTCAGAGATAA
- a CDS encoding bifunctional 4-hydroxy-2-oxoglutarate aldolase/2-dehydro-3-deoxy-phosphogluconate aldolase has protein sequence MAKFSKMQVMAAMKETGMVPVFFNKDVEICKNVIKACYEGGVRVFEFTNRGDFAHEIFGELVKWADKACPEMILGAGTVVDAGTASLYLQLGANFIVGPNFNPDIAPVCNRRLVPYSPGCGSVTEINNAQAAGCDVTKVFPAGNVGGPSFVKNVMAPLRWSNIMVTGAVEPTEENLTPWIKAGVLCVGMGSKLFPKETVAAGDWAAITAKCQEALGYIAKARA, from the coding sequence ATGGCAAAGTTTAGCAAAATGCAGGTTATGGCAGCCATGAAAGAGACTGGTATGGTACCTGTTTTCTTCAACAAGGATGTTGAAATCTGCAAGAACGTCATCAAGGCTTGTTACGAGGGTGGCGTACGTGTTTTCGAGTTTACTAACCGTGGTGACTTCGCTCACGAGATTTTCGGAGAGTTGGTAAAGTGGGCCGACAAGGCTTGTCCTGAGATGATCTTGGGTGCAGGTACAGTTGTTGATGCCGGTACAGCTTCTCTGTATCTCCAGCTAGGTGCTAACTTCATCGTAGGCCCTAACTTCAACCCAGATATTGCTCCAGTTTGCAACCGTCGTCTGGTTCCTTATTCACCAGGTTGCGGTTCTGTAACAGAAATCAATAATGCTCAGGCTGCCGGTTGCGACGTAACCAAGGTATTCCCGGCAGGTAACGTAGGCGGTCCTTCATTCGTTAAGAACGTAATGGCACCTTTGCGTTGGAGCAACATCATGGTAACAGGTGCCGTAGAACCAACAGAGGAGAATCTTACTCCTTGGATCAAGGCTGGCGTTCTCTGCGTAGGTATGGGCTCTAAGCTCTTCCCTAAGGAGACAGTTGCTGCTGGCGACTGGGCTGCCATCACAGCCAAGTGTCAGGAGGCTCTCGGTTACATCGCGAAGGCTCGCGCTTAA
- a CDS encoding sensor histidine kinase, translating into MSLSSVLVVATLFLSACSPANKARVDELNEQSYAYHYRNLDSTKVLAERALKLSENYPSGRAEAYNNLAFVCIAKMDYKGAKEWLKKIEEESDNQIELAIADVQNMRLCQRESHNKDFYAYREKAMRRLRRIREEVNSMPPRESKRVIYAKSEFYIVAATYFFYVGLDEPMFQELNRLDPDELEQDSAQYLNYLYNIGSGGAIVKGTENEINQAEFDRLISCYMLASDPAHPYPYWQANALQSISEHLRKGEVSEFLIRNNLPAFQYLNIEQMPNNLLAGNFAQRALNLFSSYGDVYQTAGANRTLAECFWDIHDYSSALDCLNHALNDNKAIEQAPDLVASIRERLCLVYSAIDDKQQSDYNRNIYLDLQDRSRQDRQLEARAAALDENAQQLNLMIAAVVAMIVLVVVLLYVFDHMKRKKMKNQSMDELLAPLREWSENNTKKINELKDKQEEVQDELNVTRLHIEENKKRNLEQRAKISLVNSITPFIDRMIHEVNRLSEGGESDDVRQERCQYIAELTDKINQYNNVLTEWIQMRHGSLNLRIESFPLQQLFDIVSKGKMSFQMQGVKLDVEPTDAVVKADRILTLFMINTIADNARKFTPEGGKVTISAKVSDFVEISISDTGKGMNEEQLAHVFDRTYTGGHGFGLLNCKGIIEKYKKVSSLFAGCEIKAESKLGEGSRFSFRLPKGIARRTHQLLGIFIMLFVLLSASVQPCEAKKASGIRQRHNHLKTNVDANLQRADDFADSAYFSNINRTYQRTLAFADSSRHYLNAFYLSKYPDGKYLMVAHPEVGMAAELFWIRSGLPTNYHVILDLRNECAVAALALHQWSLYQSNNKVYTQLFREISADNTLDNYVHTMQQSENSKTVAVVLLILLLLQLPLAYYLLYYRHVLSYRFAMIEQTKAKRTDEAEQESLKLELMTDELHRAEYENDKLHISNSVLDNCLSTLKHETMYYPSRIRQLIDSQPDDVDSLKELVDYYKSLYSLLSAQAMEQVEGNIKADDFLNRYLVSLMRGNSKDYHTGVAEIPGAAYVRYWIDQQDVAYDAALHAQLFTPLTGDLRYLLCRQIVRELGEITNLRGCGIKACQGDKDCLRIEAVLPARIKWKSLKS; encoded by the coding sequence ATGTCGCTATCATCAGTTCTGGTGGTGGCGACTCTTTTTCTTTCAGCTTGTTCTCCTGCGAATAAGGCAAGGGTAGATGAGCTGAACGAGCAATCCTATGCTTATCATTATCGCAATCTCGATTCTACTAAAGTGCTGGCTGAGAGAGCTTTGAAGCTTTCAGAAAATTATCCCTCAGGCCGTGCCGAAGCCTATAACAACCTTGCCTTCGTCTGTATAGCCAAGATGGATTACAAGGGTGCCAAGGAATGGCTGAAGAAGATTGAAGAGGAGAGCGATAATCAGATAGAACTCGCTATTGCCGATGTTCAGAACATGCGACTCTGCCAGAGAGAATCGCACAACAAAGATTTTTATGCTTATCGCGAAAAGGCGATGAGGCGTTTGCGCAGAATTCGCGAAGAGGTGAATTCCATGCCCCCGAGGGAAAGCAAACGCGTGATTTATGCGAAATCTGAATTCTATATTGTGGCCGCCACCTATTTTTTTTATGTGGGCTTAGACGAGCCGATGTTTCAGGAGCTTAACCGCCTGGACCCAGATGAGTTGGAACAGGATTCGGCACAATATCTCAACTATCTTTATAATATAGGTTCGGGCGGAGCTATCGTCAAGGGAACCGAAAACGAAATCAATCAGGCGGAATTCGACCGGCTGATCAGCTGCTACATGTTGGCTAGCGACCCTGCCCATCCTTATCCTTACTGGCAGGCTAACGCCCTGCAGTCTATTAGCGAGCACCTCAGAAAAGGAGAGGTGAGCGAATTCCTCATACGCAACAACCTGCCTGCCTTCCAGTATCTCAACATCGAGCAGATGCCAAACAATCTGCTGGCAGGCAACTTTGCCCAGCGTGCCCTCAACCTCTTTTCGAGCTACGGAGATGTTTATCAGACTGCCGGAGCCAACCGTACGCTGGCTGAATGTTTCTGGGATATCCATGATTATTCTTCGGCGCTCGACTGCCTGAATCATGCCCTGAACGACAACAAGGCGATAGAGCAGGCACCCGATCTCGTAGCGTCGATACGTGAAAGACTCTGCCTGGTTTATTCGGCTATAGATGATAAGCAGCAGAGCGATTACAACCGCAATATCTATCTGGATTTGCAGGACCGTTCGCGACAGGACCGCCAGCTGGAGGCACGTGCCGCGGCACTCGACGAGAACGCCCAGCAGCTCAACCTGATGATTGCTGCCGTGGTGGCGATGATTGTGCTCGTGGTGGTTCTGCTCTACGTTTTCGACCACATGAAGCGCAAGAAGATGAAGAACCAGTCGATGGATGAACTGCTTGCACCTTTGCGTGAGTGGAGCGAGAATAATACTAAGAAAATCAACGAATTAAAAGATAAGCAGGAGGAGGTTCAGGATGAACTGAACGTAACCCGACTGCACATCGAAGAAAACAAGAAACGCAATCTGGAACAAAGGGCTAAGATTTCGCTCGTAAACAGCATTACGCCTTTCATCGACCGCATGATTCACGAGGTAAACCGACTCTCCGAAGGGGGCGAAAGCGATGATGTGCGGCAGGAACGTTGCCAGTATATCGCCGAACTCACAGATAAGATTAACCAATATAACAACGTGCTTACGGAGTGGATTCAGATGCGCCATGGCTCACTCAACCTGCGTATCGAAAGTTTCCCGCTCCAGCAGCTTTTCGATATTGTAAGCAAGGGCAAGATGAGCTTCCAGATGCAGGGCGTGAAACTCGATGTAGAACCTACAGATGCCGTGGTCAAGGCCGACCGCATCCTTACGCTCTTCATGATCAATACCATAGCCGATAATGCCCGCAAGTTTACACCCGAAGGCGGAAAGGTAACCATTAGCGCCAAGGTTTCTGACTTCGTGGAAATCAGCATCTCAGATACCGGAAAGGGTATGAACGAGGAGCAGCTGGCGCATGTCTTCGACCGGACCTATACGGGCGGTCACGGCTTCGGACTGCTCAACTGCAAGGGCATCATAGAGAAATATAAGAAGGTGAGTTCGCTCTTTGCCGGCTGCGAGATTAAGGCAGAAAGCAAGTTGGGCGAGGGAAGCCGCTTCAGTTTCCGTCTGCCTAAGGGCATCGCCCGCCGAACCCATCAGCTGCTGGGCATCTTCATCATGCTCTTCGTGCTGTTGTCGGCTTCGGTCCAGCCTTGCGAGGCTAAGAAGGCCAGCGGCATCCGCCAGCGCCACAATCATCTCAAGACGAACGTAGATGCCAATCTCCAGCGTGCCGACGATTTTGCAGATAGCGCCTATTTCAGCAATATCAACCGTACCTACCAGCGCACCCTGGCCTTTGCCGATTCTTCGCGCCATTATCTCAACGCGTTCTATCTATCGAAATATCCCGACGGCAAGTATCTCATGGTGGCTCATCCGGAGGTGGGAATGGCGGCAGAACTCTTCTGGATACGCTCCGGACTGCCAACCAATTATCACGTCATCCTGGACCTGAGAAACGAGTGTGCCGTGGCTGCCCTGGCGTTGCACCAATGGTCGCTCTACCAGAGCAACAACAAGGTTTATACCCAGCTGTTCCGCGAGATTAGTGCCGATAATACGCTCGATAATTACGTGCACACGATGCAGCAGAGCGAGAATTCGAAGACCGTGGCCGTGGTGCTGCTCATCCTGTTGCTGCTGCAGTTGCCGCTGGCTTATTATCTGCTCTATTACCGCCACGTGCTGAGCTACCGGTTTGCCATGATTGAACAGACCAAGGCTAAGCGAACCGACGAGGCTGAGCAGGAATCCCTGAAACTGGAGCTGATGACCGATGAGCTGCATAGGGCTGAATATGAGAACGATAAGCTTCATATCTCCAATTCCGTGCTCGACAACTGTCTGTCTACGCTCAAGCACGAAACGATGTATTATCCGTCGCGCATCCGCCAGCTTATCGATTCGCAGCCCGATGATGTAGATTCGCTCAAGGAACTGGTAGATTATTATAAATCGCTCTATTCTCTGCTCAGCGCCCAGGCGATGGAGCAGGTAGAAGGCAACATCAAGGCAGATGATTTTCTGAACCGCTATCTTGTTTCTCTGATGCGCGGCAATTCCAAGGATTACCATACCGGAGTAGCTGAGATTCCGGGGGCTGCCTACGTGAGATATTGGATTGACCAGCAGGATGTGGCCTATGATGCTGCGCTCCATGCCCAGCTCTTCACCCCTCTGACTGGCGATTTGCGCTATCTCCTGTGCCGGCAGATTGTGAGGGAACTGGGCGAGATTACCAATCTGCGCGGCTGCGGCATCAAGGCTTGCCAGGGCGATAAGGATTGCCTCAGGATAGAGGCCGTGCTGCCGGCACGCATCAAATGGAAAAGTTTAAAATCATAA
- a CDS encoding DUF5932 domain-containing protein, with amino-acid sequence MENFKVIIVEDVPLELKGTEGIFKNDIPEAEIIGTAESEIAYWKLIKQQLPDLVLLDLGLGGSTTVGVEICRQTKEQYPDVKVLIFTGEILNEKLWVDVLDAGCDGIILKSGELLTRGDVASCMGGKKLVFNQPILLKIVDRFKRSVNSQLMRQEALVNYEIDEYDERFLRHLALGYTKEQITNLRGMPFGVKSLEKRQAELVQKLFPDGNHGMGINATRLVVKACELRILDIDHLQADEE; translated from the coding sequence ATGGAAAATTTTAAAGTCATCATAGTAGAAGACGTGCCCCTGGAACTGAAGGGCACAGAGGGTATCTTCAAGAATGATATTCCAGAGGCTGAAATCATCGGTACTGCCGAGAGCGAAATAGCCTATTGGAAACTCATCAAGCAGCAGTTGCCTGATCTGGTTCTGCTCGACCTCGGACTGGGCGGTTCCACCACGGTAGGCGTAGAAATCTGCCGCCAGACCAAGGAGCAGTATCCTGACGTGAAGGTGCTCATTTTTACAGGAGAAATTCTGAACGAAAAACTCTGGGTAGATGTGCTCGATGCGGGCTGCGACGGCATCATTCTGAAGAGTGGCGAACTCCTTACGCGTGGCGATGTGGCGAGCTGCATGGGAGGTAAGAAACTGGTGTTCAACCAGCCTATTCTTCTGAAGATAGTAGACCGTTTCAAGCGGAGCGTAAACAGCCAGCTGATGCGTCAGGAGGCTCTGGTGAATTATGAGATTGATGAGTATGACGAGCGTTTTCTGCGCCATCTTGCGCTGGGTTACACCAAGGAGCAGATAACCAACCTGCGCGGAATGCCTTTCGGCGTAAAAAGTTTGGAGAAGCGACAGGCAGAACTTGTTCAGAAACTCTTCCCTGACGGCAACCACGGCATGGGCATCAACGCCACCCGCCTGGTGGTAAAAGCCTGCGAGCTCCGCATCCTCGATATTGACCATCTGCAGGCAGATGAAGAATAA
- a CDS encoding AbgT family transporter, whose protein sequence is MYKKVLAYLALSLGIAEVVVILVSWLLTAAMPESFTHSLTSPEGIRWFMGHFVDHLTSVWLVWLVLISITIGVVKQSRVLHFDPTQYRQRTALRLMLIELCISAGIMLALTLLPHAILLNAVGTLFPGPFTHSLIPYICFSVMVMSMSYGIMSESIKGISQVYDAMNQGIRLLSPCFFFYILVMQLYTSILYVME, encoded by the coding sequence ATGTATAAGAAAGTATTGGCCTATCTGGCATTATCGTTGGGAATAGCCGAAGTAGTGGTGATTCTGGTTTCGTGGCTGCTTACAGCTGCGATGCCCGAGTCGTTCACCCATTCGCTTACCAGCCCCGAGGGCATCCGCTGGTTTATGGGCCATTTTGTAGACCATCTCACCTCTGTATGGCTCGTATGGCTGGTACTCATCAGCATCACCATCGGGGTGGTAAAGCAGAGTAGGGTGCTCCATTTCGACCCTACCCAGTATCGCCAGCGCACGGCCTTGCGCCTGATGCTCATCGAGTTGTGCATCTCTGCAGGTATCATGCTGGCGCTCACACTCTTGCCCCATGCCATTCTGCTGAATGCCGTAGGAACCCTCTTTCCGGGTCCGTTCACGCATAGTCTCATTCCGTACATCTGTTTCTCGGTCATGGTGATGAGCATGAGTTACGGCATCATGAGCGAGAGCATCAAGGGCATCAGTCAGGTTTATGATGCGATGAATCAAGGCATCCGCCTCCTGTCGCCCTGCTTTTTTTTCTACATTCTCGTGATGCAGCTCTATACATCCATCCTCTATGTAATGGAGTAA
- a CDS encoding HU family DNA-binding protein gives MAINLKAKETLIQVGEMKGQYRFILGTELYNKLSESKVIKEAAIRSGVSVGVMQVCWDAAGEVIKAWCTEGHSVAVPGLGTMRFGVRAKSVPTVGEVATSLITNRRVIFTPSVDIKRELQETSIQITCYDRNGKVVKNVTSDDKGDVEDPDNNPGGGGSDNTPGGGNTEGGGTTGGNTEGGGLE, from the coding sequence ATGGCAATTAATTTGAAAGCAAAGGAGACCCTTATCCAAGTAGGCGAAATGAAGGGTCAGTACAGATTCATCCTCGGTACCGAACTTTACAACAAGCTCTCAGAGAGCAAGGTTATCAAGGAGGCTGCTATCAGAAGCGGCGTTAGCGTGGGCGTGATGCAGGTTTGCTGGGATGCAGCAGGCGAGGTTATCAAGGCGTGGTGTACCGAAGGCCATTCCGTAGCCGTTCCGGGATTGGGAACCATGCGATTCGGCGTAAGAGCCAAGAGTGTACCTACCGTAGGCGAAGTGGCTACCAGTCTGATTACCAACCGCCGTGTAATCTTCACCCCAAGCGTTGACATCAAGCGCGAGCTGCAGGAAACCTCCATCCAGATTACCTGTTACGACCGCAACGGCAAGGTGGTGAAAAACGTTACTTCCGACGATAAGGGCGATGTGGAAGACCCAGACAATAACCCAGGTGGCGGCGGTTCGGATAACACCCCGGGCGGCGGAAATACCGAAGGCGGCGGAACCACCGGCGGAAATACTGAAGGCGGCGGTTTGGAGTAA
- a CDS encoding DUF4248 domain-containing protein: protein MEDFINRTYTKKELGLMYFPESMPRTAVNHLMSWIRRCQPLWDELQQMGYEKTCKSFTPKQVKAIFDNLGEPG from the coding sequence ATGGAAGACTTTATAAACCGCACGTATACGAAGAAGGAACTGGGACTGATGTACTTTCCCGAGAGTATGCCACGCACGGCCGTGAATCATCTCATGAGTTGGATTCGGCGTTGCCAGCCGCTCTGGGATGAATTGCAGCAGATGGGATATGAAAAGACTTGCAAGTCGTTCACGCCCAAGCAGGTGAAGGCTATTTTCGACAACCTCGGGGAACCAGGATAA
- a CDS encoding CHC2 zinc finger domain-containing protein encodes MMAKYEIQKLRELPIEKVAKEMGMKVEHHKALCPFHDDHHASLTFNKTKNSCRCYVCMRSSIGTIDLAMRYLGKDFPAACRWLAGEHQIQLEDSSGKNFSFGGSSGRGASSGSSSDGSSSGDNSGKSSFDASRYARFFEHPWLNQAARRFLFEERKIDWRVVNWCRLTSWTDKKGINWLQIPYFDTDGRLIGIQNRNLDYKKKKSSSGGCSSEEKASSAGNLSSSGGGSSEGNVSSEEKSPGEEKEQDAPRFRFPYGARCSIYNLPVVKRLKPGERLFITEGCSDCWAMLSAGHKAIAIPSATLLKPEDKQLLTDIGRLYQVEFHMFPDQDVPGESLFMQLREMLPQLVHHQLPPGCKDFSEFYLLGAAATSGSKEPKNK; translated from the coding sequence ATGATGGCGAAATATGAGATTCAAAAGCTGCGCGAACTTCCGATAGAGAAGGTTGCGAAAGAGATGGGGATGAAGGTGGAGCACCATAAGGCGCTCTGCCCCTTCCATGACGACCACCACGCCAGCCTCACATTCAACAAGACCAAGAACAGCTGCAGATGCTATGTCTGCATGAGGAGTTCCATCGGCACCATCGACCTGGCGATGAGATACCTGGGGAAGGATTTCCCGGCGGCTTGCCGATGGCTCGCTGGGGAACATCAAATTCAGCTGGAGGATTCTTCGGGGAAAAACTTTTCCTTTGGGGGGTCTTCGGGCAGAGGGGCTTCTTCGGGCTCTTCATCCGATGGTTCTTCTTCGGGTGATAATTCGGGGAAATCTTCCTTCGATGCAAGCAGGTATGCTAGGTTCTTCGAACATCCCTGGCTCAACCAGGCGGCTAGAAGATTTCTCTTCGAGGAGAGGAAGATTGACTGGAGAGTGGTGAACTGGTGTAGACTGACTTCATGGACGGATAAGAAGGGCATCAACTGGTTGCAGATTCCTTACTTCGATACCGATGGGCGGCTTATCGGAATCCAGAACAGGAACCTGGATTACAAGAAGAAAAAATCTTCATCGGGAGGTTGTTCTTCTGAGGAGAAGGCTTCTTCGGCTGGAAATCTTTCTTCATCGGGAGGTGGTTCTTCTGAGGGGAATGTTTCTTCTGAAGAAAAAAGTCCGGGCGAAGAAAAGGAGCAGGATGCTCCTCGCTTCCGGTTCCCTTACGGCGCAAGATGCAGCATCTATAACCTGCCGGTTGTGAAGAGACTGAAACCGGGCGAGAGGCTGTTTATTACGGAGGGATGTAGCGACTGCTGGGCTATGCTTTCTGCCGGACATAAGGCGATAGCCATCCCTTCTGCCACGCTCCTCAAACCCGAGGATAAGCAGCTGCTGACGGATATCGGAAGATTGTATCAGGTGGAATTCCACATGTTTCCCGATCAGGATGTGCCGGGTGAAAGCCTCTTCATGCAACTCAGGGAGATGCTCCCCCAGCTGGTTCACCACCAGTTGCCACCGGGCTGCAAGGATTTCAGCGAATTCTATCTTTTAGGGGCTGCTGCAACTTCCGGGAGCAAGGAGCCGAAGAACAAATGA
- a CDS encoding TolC family protein, which produces MNRKKITENRVVACFAAILLLLPSPAGAQHFDTHIAGRKVTLQECFDLAARQNLQMQAGKKSIERAQVMQGTAWELDKTEVAFSQNPATGGESDNGFTFTQSLDFPTVYASRRNQLKAETQAEKSRLNVVSQRLKAEIANTYYQMLYQAHRLQILQRIDSVLERYSKIAEMRYKAGESRQLEYLSADRKCNENRLEMADVKSEIERLQIDLMSQLNTQEPVKPAEENLSAIAAQNLSSYHYQQSADGLYQQDKLIAIDKEIKAAKASFAPSLSFSLRTQCVISSWNPYNIDRSRFAEGNFFGFEIGVGIPLFYGSTKAKVKAAQKDRELAEIEMRQEQTEKERDYRLCTKRLQAASNRLKYYEQNNQAHSAQISKLSAIEYENGEISYIEYVNAIEETIDVLMKHADAINEYNQAVIAIQRLTGMM; this is translated from the coding sequence ATGAACAGAAAAAAGATAACAGAAAATAGGGTGGTGGCTTGTTTTGCCGCCATCCTTCTCCTGCTGCCATCCCCAGCAGGAGCCCAGCATTTTGATACTCATATTGCGGGCAGGAAAGTAACCCTGCAGGAATGTTTCGATTTGGCTGCCCGACAGAACCTTCAGATGCAGGCAGGAAAGAAGTCAATAGAACGTGCTCAGGTAATGCAAGGAACGGCTTGGGAGCTGGATAAAACCGAGGTTGCCTTTTCGCAAAACCCAGCCACGGGAGGCGAATCAGACAACGGCTTTACCTTTACCCAAAGCCTCGATTTTCCTACCGTCTACGCCTCGCGCCGCAACCAGCTCAAGGCTGAAACCCAGGCTGAAAAGAGCCGCTTGAATGTGGTAAGCCAGCGTCTAAAGGCTGAAATCGCCAACACCTATTATCAGATGCTTTATCAGGCTCACAGACTTCAGATATTGCAGCGAATCGACTCAGTATTAGAGCGTTACAGCAAGATAGCTGAAATGCGTTACAAGGCAGGAGAGAGCCGCCAGCTGGAATATCTCTCTGCCGACCGCAAATGCAACGAAAACCGCCTGGAAATGGCTGATGTGAAGAGCGAAATCGAGCGTCTGCAAATCGACCTCATGTCGCAGCTCAACACGCAGGAGCCCGTAAAACCGGCAGAAGAGAATCTCTCGGCCATCGCAGCCCAGAATCTCAGTTCCTATCATTATCAGCAGTCAGCCGACGGCCTTTACCAGCAGGATAAGCTCATCGCTATCGACAAGGAAATCAAGGCAGCCAAGGCGAGTTTTGCTCCGAGTTTATCCTTCTCTTTGCGCACCCAATGTGTCATTTCCAGTTGGAATCCATACAACATAGACCGTTCGAGATTTGCCGAGGGCAATTTCTTCGGTTTCGAGATTGGCGTAGGCATTCCTTTGTTTTATGGTTCTACGAAGGCAAAGGTCAAGGCAGCTCAGAAAGACCGTGAATTGGCTGAAATCGAAATGCGTCAGGAGCAGACTGAGAAAGAGCGCGATTACCGTCTCTGTACGAAGCGCCTGCAGGCAGCATCCAACCGTCTGAAATATTACGAGCAGAACAACCAGGCTCATTCTGCGCAGATTTCGAAGTTGAGTGCGATAGAATATGAAAATGGCGAAATTTCGTATATTGAATACGTGAATGCCATTGAGGAAACCATCGATGTTCTGATGAAGCATGCCGATGCGATTAATGAATACAACCAGGCAGTCATCGCTATCCAGCGTCTTACGGGCATGATGTAA